Proteins from a genomic interval of Medicago truncatula cultivar Jemalong A17 chromosome 3, MtrunA17r5.0-ANR, whole genome shotgun sequence:
- the LOC11429830 gene encoding BEACH domain-containing protein B isoform X3: MDDSLQYLSLKILSLALSANPRGQNHFKSIGGLEVLLDSLGFPSNYATTYRKFVLTNGFRDDQPLQKIFQLHILALEVLREAVFGNMNNLQFLCENGRIHKFANSFCSPAFVLQDLRQGEDFAGQQAVSVPGLDIHENKNNMKFDPAMASAGLTPDASFSHFWNDYVLMLSRSLCSFLIVPGASKSLNIQLSSGRLALPVSSSYCELSIKWVIRVLFTLFPCIKACSNQNDLPSYLRVFVTILQNTVLNAFKNLLSTSPMSLENFREEGIWDLIFSENFFYFESGLEEIGRQVFAYNEKSELLSASSSTVDKPEVNGVRSLQMEIMSFVEFAATSNGNTHNMTELSALLDALEHSACNPEIAGLLVRSLVRILQLSPEKTITSCKTLNAVSRVLQVACVQAQECKRSGSMDPSSVNSGLEVLESVPDQPNCNSPETVQNWFGCMKMCMEFFTKFFASAEDTKSFILHSFASIDCLFDLFWIEGLRDDVLRHILDLMKIIPISEEDKKAKLQLCSKYLEMFTQIKEREKFFVDLSVDMLAGMREMLLANQAYYQALFRDGECFLHVVSLLNSDLDEGKGERLVLNVLQTLTHLLANNDTSKAAFRALAGKGYQTLQSLLLDFCQWHSSESLLDALLDMLVDGKFDIKISPIIKNEDVIILYLIVLQKSSESLKHNGLEVFQQLLRDSISNRASCVRAGMLDFLLNWFCQEDNDSVIFQIAQLIQAIGGHSISGKDIRKIFALLRSEKVGMRRHYGSVLLTSLLSMLHEKGPTAFFDLNGIDSGIILKTPLQWPLNKGFSFSCWLRIENFPRNGTMGLFGFLTENGRGSLAVISKEKLTYESINLKRQRSDLHVNLVRRRWHFLCITHSIGRAFSGGSLLRCYLDGGLVSSERCRYAKISEPLTSCMVGAKLKMPNYEDSTLTFESIRDSCPFFGQIGPVYLFNDAISSEQVQSIYSLGPSYMYSFLDNETLPVSGDKMPSGILDAKDGLASRIIFGLNAQASVGRMLFNVSPIMSHAVDKNSFEATVIGGTQLCSRRMLQQIMYCVGGVSVLFPLITQWCNFENEVGESEKTPLMQSTRECMMGEVIELIASLLDENVANQQQMHIVSGFSVLGFLLQSVPPQQLNLETLSALKHLFNVVSNSGLAELLVEEAISSIFLNPLIWVCTVYKVQRELYMFLIQQFDNDPRLLKSLCRLPRVLDIIHQFYCDNVKSRLYIGNNLLQHPVSKKVIGERPSKEEMHKIRLLLLSLGEMSLRQNIAAGDMKALIAFFETSQDMTCIEDVLHMIIRAVSQKSLLASFLEQVNIINGSQVFVNLLQREYESIRLLSLQFLGRLLVGLPSEKKGSRFFNLPMGRSKSISENYRKIRMQPIFLAISDRLFSFPQTENLCATLFDVLLGGASPKQVLQRHSHLERVKSKGSSSHFLLPQMLLLIFRYLSGCEDTDARIKIIRDILDLLDSNASNIEAFMEYGWNAWLTSSLKLGVLTDKNVKLPNHGNSTMDELLVVRNLFSLVLCHYLHSVKGGWQQLEETVNFLVMHSEEGGNSYRFFLRDIYEDVIQNLVDLSASDNIFISQPCRDNTLYLLKLIDEMLISEIDKELPLLGSESDFHLDLEMECHKEYSSALKDVLIGEVDEQTSRKSQNLKQPVPCDDTIEEKWWNLYDNLWVVISKMNGKGPSSVLPKSSSFAGPSLGQRARGLVESLNIPAAEVAAVVVSGGMIGNALTPKPNKNVDKAMVLRGERCPRIIYHLVILYLCKSSLEKSSRCVQQFTSLLPCLLTADDEQSKIRLQLIIWVLLFVRSQYGMLDDGARFHLLSHLIRETVNIGKSMLATSLVSRDDTLDPNYNLKDAGSIQNLIQKDRVLAAISDEANYTQISKIDRAQQVQELHIRIDENTLAESSSKQALEDEIQNSLNSILSSDDSRRAEFQLTYEEEQQNVAEKWIHMFRSLIDERGPWSTKPFPNCIVTHWKLDKTEDTWRRRPKLRQNYHFDENLCNPPSATASGIASPVNESNPGFVGNIPEQMKQLLLKGIRKITDEGTFDSNETNTEISGPNTSIPPDHSDSHSSDLLKDNSDRKDVVHERRDTPSSPETEASKVLVSIPCVLVTPKRKLAGHLAVMKNVLHFFAQFLVEGTGGSSVFRNFDALNNSDLTKSVQKQRSMKWPASDMDLQKGITVGNVEVINGNGPVKLMRCVKRHRRWSLAKIKAVHWTRYLLRYTAIEIFFSDSISPVFLNFASQKDAKDIGNLIVATRNEYLFPKGSGRDKNGPINFVDRRVAQEMAETARESWRRRDITNFEYLMILNTLAGRSFNDLTQYPVFPWVLADYTSEVLDYNRSSTFRDLSKPVGALDTKRFEVFEDRYRNFCDPDIPSFYYGSHYSSMGIVLYYLLRLEPFTSLHRNLQGGKFDHADRLFQSIEGTFKNCLTNTSDVKELIPEFFYMPEFLLNSNSYHLGVRQDGEPIGDVFLPPWSKGSPEEFIRRNREALESEYVSSNLHHWIDLVFGYKQRGKPAVEAANIFYYLTYEGAVDLETTEDDLQRAAIEDQIANFGQTPIQMFRKKHPRRGPPIPIARPLYFAPDSISLTSIVSNTSQSSSAILYVGLMDSNVILVNEGLNLSVKTWVSTQLQSGGNFTFSGSQDYFFGVGSEMLSPRKIGIPVPEHVELGEQCFATMQAPSENFLISCGNWENSFQVISLSDGRMVQSIRQHKDVVSCIAVTSDGSILATGSYDTTVMVWEVFRGKTEKRIRNSQSELPRKNYVIIETPCHILCGHDDIITCLHVSHELDIIISGSKDGTCVFHTLREGRYVRSIRHPSGSPISKLVVSQHGQIVIYADDDLSLHLYSINGKHLATSESNGRLNTIQLSRCGEFLVGAGDQGQIVVRSINTLEVVKKYQGVGKVLTSLTVTPEECFLAGTKDGSLLVYSIENPQLRKTSHSKSTKSKT; the protein is encoded by the exons ATGGATGATTCACTTCAGTACTTGAGCTTGAAAATCCTTTCTTTGGCTTTATCTGCAAATCCCCGGGGTCAGAATCATTTTAAAAGTATTGGAGGGTTGGAAGTGCTGTTGGATAGTCTTGGCTTTCCATCAAATTATGCAACAACTTACCGTAAATTTGTTTTGACTAATGGATTCAG GGATGATCAACCGTTGCAAAAAATATTTCAGCTTCATATTCTTGCTCTGGAAGTTTTAAGGGAAGCTGT CTTTGGGAATATGAACAACCTGCAATTTCTTTGTGAAAATGGTAGGATACATAAATTTGCAAATAGTTTTTGTTCGCCGGCTTTTGTTCTTCAAGATTTGAGACAGGGGGAGGATTTTGCTGGACAGCAAGCTGTCAGTGTGCCTGGTCTTGAtattcatgaaaataaaaataatatgaaatttgATCCAGCGATGGCTTCTGCTGGCCTTACACCCGACGcttctttttctcatttttggAATGATTATGTCCTTATGCTGAGCAGAAGTCTCTGTTCATTTCTTATAGTTCCTGGAGCTTCAAAATCTCTTAATATCCAATTATCTTCTGGTCGACTTGCATTGCCTGTTTCCTCATCATATTGTGAATTGTCAATCAAATGGGTCATAAGGGTTCTTTTTACATTGTTTCCCTGCATCAAAGCTTGCTCAAATCAGAATGATTTGCCAAGCTATTTAAG GGTCTTTGTCACCATTTTACAGAACACAGTTCTCAATGCATTTAAAAATCTTCTTTCTACTTCTCCCATGTCACTTGAAAATTTTCGTGAAGAGGGAATATGGGATCTTATCTTTTCAGAAAATTTCTTTTACTTCGAATCAGGTTTAGAAGAAATTGGTCGACAGGTATTTGCATACAACGAGAAGTCTGAATTATTGTCTGCTTCAAGTAGCACAGTCGACAAACCAGAAGTCAATGGGGTTAGAAGTCTGCAGATGGAAATAATGTCATTTGTGGAATTTGCTGCAACTTCTAATGGAAATACACACAACATG ACTGAATTGTCCGCTTTGCTGGATGCACTTGAACATTCTGCTTGTAATCCTGAAATTGCTGGTCTTCTTGTGAGGAGTTTAGTTCGTATTTTGCAGCTCTCCCCCGAGAAAACTATTACTTCCTGTAAAACCTTGAATGCAGTCTCTCGGGTTCTACAAGTTGCTTGTGTTCAAGCACAAGAGTGCAAAAGATCTGGAAGTATGGACCCCTCCAGTGTAAATAGCGGCTTGGAAGTTTTGGAATCAGTGCCTGATCAACCAAACTGCAATTCACCTGAGACCGTGCAAAATTGGTTTGGTTGCATGAAAATGTGCATGGAGTTCTTTACCAAGTTTTTTGCATCAGCTGAAGATACGAAGAGTTTTATATTGCATAGTTTTGCAAGCATTGATTgcttgtttgatttattttggataGAAGGTTTGAGAGATGATGTACTTAGGCACATACTTGATCTCATGAAG ATTATACCAATTTCGGAGGAAGATAAAAAAGCAAAGTTACAGTTATGCTCTAAGTATTTGGAAATGTTTACGCAAATAAAAGAAcgggagaaattttttgttgatcTGTCTGTTGACATGTTGGCTGGAATGAGAGAAATGCTTCTGGCTAATCAAGCA TACTACCAGGCTCTATTTCGTGATGGggaatgctttttgcatgttgtATCATTACTTAACAGTGATCTAGACGAGGGAAAGGGGGAGAGATTAGTTTTAAATGTACTCCAAACACTTACTCATCTGCTTGCAAATAATGATACCTCAAAG GCCGCGTTTAGAGCTCTAGCTGGAAAGGGGTACCAGACGCTGCAGAGCCTGCTGTTGGATTTTTGCCAGTGGCATTCAAGTGAAAGTCTTTTAGATGCTTTGCTTGATATGCTTGTTGATGGTAAATTTGATATCAAGATCAGTCCTATAATTAAG AATGAAGATGTGATCATATTATATCTGATTGTGTTGCAAAAG AGCAGTGAGTCGTTGAAGCATAATGGGCTGGAAGTGTTTCAGCAACTACTAAGAGATTCAATTTCTAATAGAGCTTCCTGTGTCAGAGCAGGGATGCTTGATTTTCTTCTGAATTGGTTTTGCCAAGAAGATAATGATAGTGTGATATTTCAGATTGCCCAGTTAATTCAAGCCATTGGTGGGCATAGTATATCAGGGAAGGACATCCGTAAAATTTTTGCTTTACTCCGAAGTGAGAAAGTTGGGATGAGGAGGCACTACGGCTCTGTTCTGTTAACAAGTCTCTTGTCAATGCTACACGAGAAAGGACCAACTGCCTTTTTTGATCTCAATGGGATTGATTCT GGTATTATTCTGAAAACACCTTTGCAGTGGCCTCTCAATAAGGGCTTTTCGTTTTCCTGTTGGCTCAGGATTGAGAACTTCCCTAGAAATGGAACAATGGGTCTTTTCGGTTTTCTTACAGAAAATGGAAGGGGGTCCTTGGCTGTGATCTCAAAGGAGAAGCTCACATATGAG TCAATCAACCTGAAGAGACAGCGTTCAGACCTGCACGTTAATTTAGTCAGGAGGAGATGGCATTTTCTTTGCATAACTCATAGCATTGGAAGAGCATTTTCTGGGGGTAGCCTGTTAAGATGTTACTTGGATGGTGGTCTTGTCTCATCAGAAAGATGCAG GTATGCAAAAATCAGTGAACCGTTAACTAGTTGCATGGTTGGTGCTAAACTTAAGATGCCTAACTATGAAGACAGTACACTCACGTTTGAATCGATCCGTGACTCATGCCCATTTTTTGGCCAAATTGGTCCTGTTTATTTATTCAATGATGCCATTTCTTCTGAACAAGTACAGAGTATCTATTCTTTAGGTCCAAGTTACATGTACTCTTTCCTTGATAACGAAACTTTACCAGTTTCTGGTGATAAAATGCCTAGTGGGATTCTTGATGCCAAAGATGGTCTTGCATCAAGAATTATCTTTGGACTCAATGCTCAG gCAAGTGTTGGCAGAATGTTGTTTAATGTTTCACCGATAATGAGTCATGCAGTAGATAAGAATTCTTTTGAAGCAACTGTAATTGGTGGGACTCAATTATGCTCTAGACGCATGCTGCAGCAAATAATGTATTGCGTTGGCGGTGTATCTGTGCTTTTTCCTCTTATCACCCAGTGGtgcaattttgaaaatgaagttgGGGAATCTGAAAAGACACCACTAATGCAGTCAACGAGGGAGTGCATGATGGGTGAAGTTATTGAGCTTATTGCTTCTCTATTAGATGAAAATGTAGCAAATCAACAGCAGATGCACATTGTGTCTGGATTTTCAGTCCTGGGATTCTTGTTACAATCAGTTCCTCCACAACAACTGAATCTAGAAACTCTTTCTGCTTTGAAGCATCTTTTTAATGTCGTCTCTAATTCTG GACTGGCAGAGTTGCTTGTGGAGGAGGCTATATCTAGCATATTTCTTAATCCTCTTATCTGGGTCTGTACTGTTTACAAGGTGCAACGTGAACTATACATGTTTCTGATCCAGCAATTTGACAATGATCCTAGATTACTGAAAAGTTTATGCCGGCTTCCACGTGTTCTTGATATAATTCACCAATTCTATTGTGATAATGTAAAGTCTCGATTATATATTGGAAATAACCTTCTTCAACATCCTGTGAGCAAAAAAGTTATCGGGGAAAGGCCTAGTAAAGAAGAAATGCACAAGATCCGTCTTCTTTTGTTGAGTCTTGGTGAAATGAGCCTCAG GCAGAATATTGCTGCTGGAGACATGAAAGCTCTCATAGCGTTTTTTGAGACAAGTCAGGATATGACCTGTATTGAAGATGTCTTGCACATGATTATTCGCGCTGTTTCTCAGAAATCTCTACTTGCTTCTTTCCTTGAACAAGTTAATATCATCAATGGTAGTCAGGTTTTTGTCAACCTTCTCCAGAG GGAGTATGAGTCTATCCGATTGCTGAGTTTACAGTTCCTTGGAAGGCTTTTGGTTGGCCTACCGTCTGAAAAGAAGGGGTCAAGATTCTTCAATCTCCCAATGGGAAGATCCAAATCTATTTCAGAAAACTATAGGAAAATCAGAATGCAACCAATTTTCCTAGCTATATCTGATAGACTTTTCAGCTTTCCGCAGACAGAAAATCTCTGTGCTACTTTATTTGATGTTCTTCTTGGAGGTGCTAGCCCCAAACAG GTTTTACAAAGACACAGCCACCTTGAGAGGGTGAAAAGCAAGGGAAGTAGCTCTCATTTTTTACTTCCTCAGATGTTGCTTCTGATTTTTAGATATTTGTCGGGTTGTGAGGATACAGAtgcaagaataaaaataatcagagatATACTTGACCTTCTTGATTCAAATGCTTCAAACATCGAAGCTTTTATG GAATATGGGTGGAATGCCTGGCTAACATCTTCTCTAAAGCTTGGTGTGTTAACGGACAAAAATGTCAAGTTGCCTAATCATGGTAACAGTACAATGGATGAGCTGCTTGTGGTGAGAAATTTGTTTTCTCTAGTTCTGTGTCACTATCTGCATTCTGTAAAAGGCGGCTGGCAGCAGTTGGAAGAAACAGTCAATTTCCTGGTCATGCACTCTGAGGAG GGCGGCAATTCATATCGGTTCTTTCTCCGTGATATCTATGAAGATGTGATTCAGAATTTGGTCGATTTGTCAGCTTCGGataatattttcatttcacAACCCTGTCGAGACAATACACTGTACCTTTTGAAATTAATAGATGAGATGCTGATCTCCGAAATTGATAAAGAACTCCCG CTCCTTGGAAGTGAATCTGATTTTCACCTTGATTTGGAAATGGAATGTCATAAAGAGTACAGTTCTGCCTTAAAAGATGTGTTGATAGGAGAAGTTGACGAGCAAACGTCTAG AAAATCACAAAATTTGAAGCAGCCAGTACCATGTGACGATACAATTGAAGAGAAATGGTGGAATCTCTATGACAATTTGTGGGTTGTTATTAGCAAGATGAATGGCAAGGGACCCAGCAGCGTGTTACCCAAATCATCCTCATTTGCAGGACCATCTCTTGGTCAAAGGGCTCGTGGTTTAGTTGAGTCGTTAAACATTCCTGCTGCCGAAGTGGCTGCAGTTGTTGTATCAGGAGGGATGATAGGCAATGCTTTGACCCCAAAGCCTAATAAAAATGTTGATAAAGCAATGGTTTTACGAGGAGAGAGATGCCCTAGAATTATTTATCACCTTGTTATTCTTTATCTGTGTAAATCTTCCCTAGAAAAGTCATCGCGATGTGTCCAACAGTTCACCTCACTCTTACCTTGTCTTTTAACTGCTGATGATGAGCAAAGCAAGATTAGGCTGCAACTTATCATCTG GGTACTGCTTTTTGTTAGGTCACAGTATGGAATGTTGGATGATGGAGCTCGTTTTCATCTTTTATCACATTTGATCCGCGAGACTGTCAATATTGGAAAATCAATGCTTGCTACTAGCCTTGTGAGCCGTGATGACACCTTGGATCCTAATTACAATTTGAAAGATGCAGGAtccattcaaaatttaattcaaaaggATCGAGTTCTGGCAGCA ATCAGCGATGAAGCTAATTATACACAGATATCAAAAATTGACCGCGCCCAGCAGGTACAGGAACTTCATATTAGAATAGATGAAAACACCTTGGCAGAATCTTCTAGTAAGCAAGCTCTTGAAGATGAGATCCAGAATAGCTTGAACTCCATTCTTTCTTCAGATGATAGCAGAAGAGCTGAATTCCAGCTTACCTATGAGGAGGAGCAGCAAAACGTTGCT GAAAAATGGATACACATGTTTCGATCATTAATTGATGAGAGAGGTCCATGGTCTACTAAACCTTTTCCAAATTGTATCGTAACACACTGGAAACTTGACAAGACAGAAGACACATGGCGTAGGAGGCCAAAACTAAGGCAAAATTATCATTTTGATGAAAATCTCTGTAATCCTCCTTCGGCCACTGCTAGCGGAATTGCTAGTCCTGTTAATGAAAGTAATCCCGGATTTGTGGGTAATATACCAGAACAAATGAAGCAGCTCTTGCTGAAAGGGATAAGAAAAATAACTGATGAGGGAACCTTTGACTCCAATGAAACGAATACTGAAATAAGTGGACCTAATACATCAATTCCCCCAGACCATTCAGACTCCCATTCTTCTGACTTACTAAAGGATAACAGTGACAGAAAGGATGTTGTGCATGAACGAAGAGACACTCCCTCTTCACCTGAGACAGAAGCCAGCAAG GTGCTTGTGTCAATTCCATGTGTTCTCGTGACTCCAAAGAGAAAATTAGCTGGTCATTTGGCAGtcatgaaaaatgttttgcaTTTCTTTGCCCAATTTTTAGTAGAAGGTACCGGTGGATCTTCTGTTTTTAGAAACTTTGATGCCTTGAATAATTCTGATCTGACCAAGTCCGTTCAGAAGCAAAGATCAATGAAGTGGCCTGCTTCTGATATGGATCTTCAGAAGGGAATTACAGTCGGTAATGTAGAGGTAATAAATGGAAATGGGCCTGTTAAACTTATGAGGTGTGTTAAACGCCATCGAAGGTGGAGCTTGGCTAAG ATAAAAGCTGTTCATTGGACCCGATATTTGCTCAGATATACTGCAATAGAGATTTTCTTCAGTGATTCAATTTCCCCAGTATTTCTGAACTTCGCCTCACAGAAAGATGCAAAAGATATAGGAAACTTGATAGTTGCTACCagaaatgaatatttatttCCCAAAGGAAGTGGAAGAGACAAGAATGGACCTATAAATTTTGTTGATCGACGAGTGGCACAGGAAATGGCAGAAACGGCCAGAGAAAGCTGGAGGAGAagggatataacaaactttgaataTTTGATGATTCTCAACACACTTGCTGGAAGATCATTTAATGATTTGACCCAATATCCTGTATTTCCCTGGGTCTTGGCTGATTACACGTCAGAGGTTCTTGATTATAATAGGTCATCTACATTTCGAGATCTGTCAAAGCCTGTTGGAGCGCTTGATACCAAAAGGTTTGAG GTGTTTGAAGATAGATACCGTAACTTCTGTGACCCTGATATACCCAG CTTCTACTATGGATCTCATTACTCAAGTATGGGCATTGTGCTTTATTACCTTCTTAGATTGGAGCCCTTTACCTCTCTTCACCGTAATCTGCAG GGCGGTAAATTTGATCACGCTGACAGACTGTTTCAAAGCATCGAGGGCACATTCAAAAATTGCCTTACAAATACCAGTGATGTGAAGGAGTTAATACCCGAGTTCTTTTACATGCCTGAGTTTCTCTTGAATTCAAACTCTTATCATCTAGGAGTTAGACAGGATGGTGAACCTATTGGGGATGTTTTCCTCCCTCCATGGTCGAAG GGTTCCCCTGAAGAATTCATTAGAAGAAACCGGGAGGCCCTTGAAAGTGAATATGTCAGTTCaaatcttcatcactggatAGATTTGGTATTTGGATACAAGCAACGTGGTAAACCTGCTGTAGAG GCAGCGAACATATTCTACTACTTAACTTACGAAGGAGCTGTTGATCTGGAAACAACGGAAGATGATTTGCAAAGAGCTGCTATAGAAGACCAAATAGCCAACTTTGGTCAGACCCCAATTCAGATGTTTCGCAAGAAACACCCAAGAAGAGGGCCACCTATTCCAATTGCACGTCCTCTGTACTTTGCTCCTGATTCAATTAGTTTGACTTCCATTGTTTCTAATACAAGTCAATCTTCATCAGCTATACTGTATGTTGGTCTAATGGACTCAAATGTTATCCTTGTGAATGAGGGTCTCAACTTGTCTGTTAAGACGTGGGTATCAACTCAACTGCAATCTGGTGGAAACTTTACATTTTCTGGTTCACAG GACTATTTCTTTGGAGTTGGTTCTGAAATGCTTTCACCACGTAAAATTGGTATTCCTGTGCCTGAACATGTTGAACTTGGAGAACAATGCTTTGCAACAATGCAGGCGCCCTCAGAGAATTTCTTAATATCATGTGGCAATTGGGAAAATAGTTTCCAGGTCATATCATTAAGCGATGGCAGAATGGTGCAAAGTATTCGACAGCATAAGGATGTGGTGAGCTGTATTGCAG TTACATCTGATGGGAGTATCCTTGCAACTGGAAGTTATGATACCACGGTAATGGTTTGGGAAGTTTTTCGTGGTAAAACAGAAAAGAGAATTCGGAACAGTCAGTCTGAGTTACCTCGTAAGAACTATGTCATAATTGAAACTCCATGTCATATCCTCTGTGGGCACGATGATATAATAACTTGCTTACATGTTAGTCATGAGCTTGATATCATAATTAGTGGATCAAAAGATGGTACATGTGTATTCCATACCTTGCGAGAAGGTAGATATGTCAGATCCATACGGCATCCATCAGGCAGTCCTATATCAAAGCTTGTTGTCTCTCAGCATGGTCAGATTGTGATTTATGCTGATGATGATCTTAGTTTGCACCTGTATTCAATAAATGGAAAACACCTTGCTACCTCCGAATCCAATGGACGTCTCAATACTATTCAATTGAGCAGATGTGGTGAGTTTTTGGTAGGTGCAGGTGACCAGGGCCAGATCGTTGTTCGCTCTATAAACACACTAGAAGTTGTTAAGAAATATCAGGGGGTTGGAAAGGTTTTAACGTCTTTGACAGTAACCCCAGAAGAATGCTTCTTAGCAGGCACAAAAGATGGAAGCCTCCTTGTGTATTCGATAGAAAATCCTCAGCTACGGAAAACGAGCCACAGCAAAAGTACGAAATCAAAAACTTAA